The following proteins are co-located in the Pseudomonas fluorescens genome:
- a CDS encoding CynX/NimT family MFS transporter translates to MTLNKSFAGWGLLVVLGLNLRPILSSISPLLGEIRQATGLSFQSSALLTSLPVVCMGLVALVGVRVEARLGERRGIALGLMMILLACLARWLLGQASALLVTALLGGAGVALIQALVPAMIKREFHHRVPVAMGVYSASLMAGGGLAALLSPVVATHFEQWQAGLGVWLLPALGALLLWAWLPLGAARNPQPVPAFTGLRNRRAWLLALYFGLVNCGYMSMVAWLPAYYQQLGWGVLPSGSLLAFMTIFQVIAALLMPVLAQRGIDRRPLLGISLLAQTLGYLGLIIAPQEYPHLWVALCGFGLGACFALSLLLTLDHHRDPRQAGQLAAFVQGVGFLINAISPWLTGWLRELTGNFVSAWVVLTVTVVAMLLVTRVFSPATYRTVPAL, encoded by the coding sequence ATGACCCTGAATAAATCCTTCGCCGGCTGGGGCCTGCTGGTGGTGCTCGGCCTCAACCTGCGGCCGATCCTCAGTTCCATCAGCCCGTTGCTCGGCGAGATCCGCCAGGCCACTGGCCTGAGTTTCCAGAGCAGTGCGCTGCTCACCAGCCTGCCGGTGGTGTGCATGGGCCTGGTGGCGCTGGTCGGCGTGCGCGTGGAGGCACGGCTCGGCGAACGGCGTGGCATTGCCCTGGGCTTGATGATGATTCTGCTCGCGTGCCTGGCGCGTTGGCTGCTGGGCCAGGCGTCGGCGCTGCTGGTCACGGCATTGCTCGGTGGCGCCGGTGTGGCGCTGATCCAGGCGTTGGTGCCGGCGATGATCAAGCGCGAATTTCATCACCGCGTGCCAGTGGCGATGGGCGTGTACTCCGCTTCGCTGATGGCCGGTGGCGGGTTGGCGGCGCTGCTGAGCCCGGTAGTGGCCACGCATTTCGAGCAATGGCAGGCCGGGTTGGGTGTGTGGCTGTTGCCGGCGCTCGGGGCGTTATTGCTATGGGCCTGGTTGCCGTTGGGCGCGGCGAGAAACCCGCAGCCAGTGCCCGCGTTCACGGGCCTGCGCAACCGGCGGGCCTGGCTGTTGGCGCTGTACTTCGGCTTGGTCAATTGCGGCTATATGAGCATGGTGGCGTGGCTGCCGGCGTACTATCAGCAATTGGGCTGGGGCGTATTGCCAAGTGGTTCGTTGCTGGCCTTCATGACCATCTTCCAGGTGATCGCCGCGCTGCTGATGCCGGTGTTGGCACAACGCGGTATCGACCGTCGACCGTTGCTGGGCATCAGCCTGCTGGCGCAAACCCTCGGCTACCTCGGCCTGATCATCGCGCCGCAGGAATATCCCCACCTGTGGGTGGCCTTGTGCGGCTTCGGCCTGGGCGCATGTTTTGCCCTGAGCCTGCTGCTGACCCTCGACCACCACCGCGACCCGCGCCAAGCCGGGCAACTGGCGGCTTTCGTGCAAGGCGTAGGCTTTTTGATCAACGCGATTTCGCCGTGGCTGACCGGCTGGCTGCGCGAACTGACCGGCAACTTTGTCAGCGCCTGGGTGGTGCTGACAGTCACCGTAGTGGCGATGCTGCTGGTGACGCGGGTGTTCAGTCCGGCCACCTATCGCACGGTGCCTGCTCTATAG